A single Ascaphus truei isolate aAscTru1 unplaced genomic scaffold, aAscTru1.hap1 HAP1_SCAFFOLD_3064, whole genome shotgun sequence DNA region contains:
- the LOC142483203 gene encoding protein-glutamine gamma-glutamyltransferase 2-like isoform X1, with translation MADLVLESCDLDCETKKCVHRTVGTGCHALVIRNGQIFNITLRFSHREYQEGVDKLALNVHTAGPCVTEESDPKTHIPVSDALKEAAWSSIVSSNKEGALSMSVSFPPDARIGSYNLSLEASTGNQANSFQLGEFALLFNHWCPGEE, from the exons ATCTAGTTCTGGAAAGCTGTGACCTGGACTGTGAGACAAAAAAATGCGTCCACCGAACCGTGGGCACCGGCTGCCACGCGCTCGTGATCCGGAATGGACAGATCTTCAATATCACTCTGCGCTTCTCTCACAGGGAGTACCAGGAAGGGGTGGACAAGCTGGCACTCAATGTGCACACAG CAGGTCCTTGCGTCACTGAAGAATCGGATCCCAAGACTCACATCCCGGTGTCGGATGCCCTGAAAGAGGCAGCGTGGAGCAGTATTGTGAGCAGCAACAAGGAGGGAGCGCTGAGCATGTCCGTCTCCTTCCCTCCCGATGCCCGCATCGGATCTTACAATCTGTCCCTGGAGGCCTCTACTGGGAACCAGGCCAACAGCTTCCAGCTCGGGGAGTTCGCCCTGCTCTTCAACCACTGGTGTCCAGGTGAGGAGTAG
- the LOC142483203 gene encoding protein-glutamine gamma-glutamyltransferase 2-like isoform X2, translating into MADLVLESCDLDCETKKCVHRTVGTGCHALVIRNGQIFNITLRFSHREYQEGVDKLALNVHTGPCVTEESDPKTHIPVSDALKEAAWSSIVSSNKEGALSMSVSFPPDARIGSYNLSLEASTGNQANSFQLGEFALLFNHWCPGEE; encoded by the exons ATCTAGTTCTGGAAAGCTGTGACCTGGACTGTGAGACAAAAAAATGCGTCCACCGAACCGTGGGCACCGGCTGCCACGCGCTCGTGATCCGGAATGGACAGATCTTCAATATCACTCTGCGCTTCTCTCACAGGGAGTACCAGGAAGGGGTGGACAAGCTGGCACTCAATGTGCACACAG GTCCTTGCGTCACTGAAGAATCGGATCCCAAGACTCACATCCCGGTGTCGGATGCCCTGAAAGAGGCAGCGTGGAGCAGTATTGTGAGCAGCAACAAGGAGGGAGCGCTGAGCATGTCCGTCTCCTTCCCTCCCGATGCCCGCATCGGATCTTACAATCTGTCCCTGGAGGCCTCTACTGGGAACCAGGCCAACAGCTTCCAGCTCGGGGAGTTCGCCCTGCTCTTCAACCACTGGTGTCCAGGTGAGGAGTAG